The Poriferisphaera corsica DNA segment TTGATTCTTTTAAATCATTAACCACCATTTCAATATCTGGATCGTCCATAGATTCAACAGAAACTTCAGTGAGTAATCTTGCTGCCTCAATATCAACTGCACGTTCATCCATCAGTAATGCATCAATTCGTTGCCGACGTTCCAGATGAGATACCGTCTTCCGCGTATCCTCTAATTCTCCATTTAACTGCTCCACCTTCTGAGCCATATCTTCCAATGATTTCTCGGCTGCCTGAGCCCGCTTGCGATATCTAATCGCCTCTGTTACTGCTATTTTTTTTTCTTCTGTCTTAGTTTCTTGGTCTTGTGTTTCAGTCTTTATATCCATATCTTTCATCTTTCTTATTTATTACTTAGCTGCAATCTGATCAATCTCGCTGTAGCCTAATTCTGCCAATACCTGCTTCTGAGCCACACCTATTTTCAACTTTCGCTCCGCATTAATCAGACTTTGTGTTTCACCTGTTGGCATAGGTTCTGGCCAATCAATTCGCACTAACCTCTCTGCCGAATTTGTTTTGAATACACCCAAAACATGTGCTGTTTCTAAGATCAAACGACACATCCGAATCAACCCATCGCCGTAGTTCACGCGCTTTTTTTCAGTTTTAGCTAACAAGCCCATCATCACAATACGCAATGCATTTTCACTGGTTAGATTACCGATTCGATCACGTACCAAACCTGTCACCAAGGGACTAATCCCGCTGGCCTTATCCATAGCTTCTCGAATCTCTGCAATATGAGCGTCTTCAGATGGTGAATGACTATCACCACCGAATTCTTCGATCGATGCACCTTCGTTATTTGTTGACCACATCTGGCCTGGACCGACTGGGCGATCAATAAACCCATCGATTCCCTTACCCAAATACATCTTGAAAGCTTGAAATGTTACGCGATTGGCTCGATCAGACAATCTTGTATTCAGTTCATCCTGCAAGTTTATTAACGGCTCAACCTCGCTCAACCCCTCGTAGTAGTATGGCTGAGTTAAATTTTGTATATGAACAATTGGGATCTCACCAATAATGTTTATCTGAGATTCAATTACATTGCTATGCTTTTGATTTTTAGAATTTTTTGCATAAACACATTTTTCTGGTGTCCAAACATATGTATGCGTAACATCACTACGATCTTTATTTGCGAGCGGAATCATTCGCCACAAACGCTTCTTACATTGTCCCGCGTTTGAGGTACCTTGCTTCCAATGAATGATGTACCCATTGAGCTTTCGATAATCATGGGCATTTAACACTGGCACAGCTCTGGAGGCTTCAACAACCTCAAGCAAAATGCGCTTACCTGAATCAGCGTGCACTAAAACATCAACGTATCCATAAATCGCACCCAGTAATGCCAAATTCTGATAAAATCCCATACCACCATTTGCTTTAATAACATCTCGTAGAAATGCTTCTATCTCATTCGCCCTCTGTGGATCGGAGGCGAGGCTTTGTATCGTGACAGGTTTTGAGAACATGAAATCAACCATGGCATGCACACGCCACGCAATATCGTTCTCAATGACAATCTCTTTACACTCCCCGGAATCATTTCGCCTTAGCAGACGATCCGGCAGTCCAGACTTCTGATTTCCATCACCATATCTATTTCGATAGTAGCCCCATAACTTCCTATAGAATGGCAACTTCTCAACTTGATATTCATCAATATAAGACTGAAGATCAACGATTCCTAAACCTGCAGCTACACTTTGATTTTCGCTGTCTTTTGCCATCACATTCCTCTCGCCTGACTTTGGATCCTCAATTCACACTTCAGAAAGCGTTTTATTAACTTGCGAGAAGCGCTTTTGTGCGCATTTTTCTAGCAACATCCCCTGTACCTTCTTTTATATCTGTCAAACAGACCTTGATTTATGTGATTTGTCTCTTTTAGCATCTAATGTTTGGTTTTAGTTAGTGTTTTGCGCACGGATTTTCTATAGATAACGACCTGCATTCGCTTGATTTATCTCCAATTGATGTTTTAATAGTCAATCTATGAGTAGCAATGACCAAGAATTAGTCACATTGACTGAAATCACTCAAATTTTAAGTGATGGACTAGAATTGAAGCAGGTTTTCCAGCGAGCTATCGCGTTACTCTCCGATAGGCTGCACATACATCGAGCCTCACTTGTTCTATTAGACAACTCGACAAACCAGCTAAATATCTTCGCTTCGGTCGGCTTAACGGCTGAAGAACAACGTCGAGGACAATACGCTGTCGGAGAAGGTGTCACCGGGCAGGTACTCGCAAGCGGCCAAATCGCCATCATTCAAGATATTTCCAAACACCCAGACTTCCTCGACAGAACCGGCAGCCGCACAAACAGTACCAACTCAGACGAAATCATCTCATTCATCTGCTTACCTATAAAAGATGGCAACGACTATGTCGGTACGATGAGTATTGATATTCCCTACCAAACAGAGAAGATACTCGAACAAACGACACAGCTA contains these protein-coding regions:
- a CDS encoding phage portal protein, which codes for MAKDSENQSVAAGLGIVDLQSYIDEYQVEKLPFYRKLWGYYRNRYGDGNQKSGLPDRLLRRNDSGECKEIVIENDIAWRVHAMVDFMFSKPVTIQSLASDPQRANEIEAFLRDVIKANGGMGFYQNLALLGAIYGYVDVLVHADSGKRILLEVVEASRAVPVLNAHDYRKLNGYIIHWKQGTSNAGQCKKRLWRMIPLANKDRSDVTHTYVWTPEKCVYAKNSKNQKHSNVIESQINIIGEIPIVHIQNLTQPYYYEGLSEVEPLINLQDELNTRLSDRANRVTFQAFKMYLGKGIDGFIDRPVGPGQMWSTNNEGASIEEFGGDSHSPSEDAHIAEIREAMDKASGISPLVTGLVRDRIGNLTSENALRIVMMGLLAKTEKKRVNYGDGLIRMCRLILETAHVLGVFKTNSAERLVRIDWPEPMPTGETQSLINAERKLKIGVAQKQVLAELGYSEIDQIAAK